The following are from one region of the Sorghum bicolor cultivar BTx623 chromosome 2, Sorghum_bicolor_NCBIv3, whole genome shotgun sequence genome:
- the LOC8078433 gene encoding adenylate isopentenyltransferase 5, chloroplastic yields MSLYLAPTATAATTLPIRQLVAPPPPPSSINLRQLERGMALPLPPAPPPPPLVSSASNRHVGAKHKAVMVMGATGTGKSRLAVDLALQFGGEVINSDKIQVHAGLEVTTNKVTEEERAGVPHHLLGVARPDEEFTAADFRREASRAACAITARGRVPIIAGGSNSYVEELVDGDRHAFRDRYDCCFLWVDVQRAVLHGYVARRVDEMCARGLVDEVAAAFDPRRTDYSRGIWRAIGAPELDAYLRWSGDEGDGDGDGERARLLAAAIEDIKSNTRRLSCRQRAKIQRLAKLWGCAVRRVDATEVFRRRGDDADEAWQRLVAAPCIDAVRSFLRNDDAAAANDLPAAELVPVFAPAPAAAVAG; encoded by the coding sequence ATGTCACTCTACTTGGCGCCCAcggccaccgccgccaccacccTCCCAATAAGGCAGCTAGTAgcaccgcctccgccgccgtcgtccatcAACCTAAGGCAGCTGGAACGAGGCATGGCGCTCCCCCTGCCACCggcgccaccgccaccacctctgGTCAGTAGTGCCAGCAATAGGCACGTCGGAGCAAAGCACAAGGCCGTGATGGTGATGGGCGCCACGGGGACCGGCAAGTCGCGCCTCGCGGTGGACCTCGCCCTCCAGTTCGGCGGCGAGGTCATCAACTCCGACAAGATCCAGGTGCACGCCGGCCTGGAGGTGACGACGAACAAGGTGACGGAGGAGGAGCGCGCCGGCGTGCCGCACCACCTGCTCGGTGTGGCGCGCCCCGACGAGGAGTTCACGGCCGCGGACTTCCGCCGCGAGGCGTCCCGCGCCGCGTGCGCGATCACCGCGCGCGGGCGCGTCCCCATCATCGCCGGCGGGTCCAACTCGTACGTGGAGGAGCTCGTGGACGGCGACCGCCACGCGTTCCGGGACCGCTACGACTGCTGCTTCCTGTGGGTGGACGTGCAGCGCGCCGTGCTGCACGGCTACGTCGCCCGGCGCGTCGACGAGATGTGCGCCCGCGGACTGGTGGACGAGGTCGCGGCCGCCTTCGACCCGCGCCGCACCGACTACTCCCGCGGCATCTGGCGCGCCATTGGCGCGCCGGAGCTCGACGCGTACCTGCGGTGGTCGGGAGACgagggcgacggcgacggcgacggcgagcggGCCAGGTTGCTGGCCGCCGCCATAGAGGACATCAAGTCCAACACCCGCCGGCTGTCGTGCCGGCAGCGCGCCAAGATCCAGCGGCTCGCCAAGCTGTGGGGGTGCGCCGTCCGGCGCGTGGACGCCACCGAGGTCTTCCGGAGGCGCGGCGACGATGCCGACGAGGCGTGGCAGCGGCTCGTCGCCGCGCCGTGCATCGACGCGGTGCGCTCCTTCCTACGCAACGACGACGCCGCGGCCGCCAATGATCTGCCGGCCGCCGAACTAGTGCCCGTGTTCGCTCCCGCGCCGGCAGCGGCCGTCGCCGGATAA
- the LOC8069098 gene encoding basic helix-loop-helix protein A: protein MAAAGGEAVQKALQSVAQSTGWTYSLLWRLCPRQGYDALVWAEGHYNGAIRTRKTTVHQPGGGEAGAGEEEEEEEGETAAAGAGAGRAALRRSRQLKELYDSLAGEAGANNGGGGAGGGGGAQQQQQQQVVVVVPPPRRPTAALAPEDLTETEWFYLMCASYCFPPAVGLPGEAFVRRVHVWLYGANKVDSKVFSRAILARSAGIQTVACIPVNDGVLEIGTTEKVEEDIGLIQYARSIFMDQIGAHIMPTLSGHSTSTAPTTHINHQPFQTKMGCIGDINVQKTSHNSGDEHHNEMEDDGDVRIDLLQTNTGNDSSRHSPQDTNVGNEQGTLNAGSSELMLTGTSERVRDGCSKQEDEEIPVLMVCQNNGNLVAQDEFGPWHDFVDEDLSSKYLQSSAAEDQAVLAENAHYVETVLAILRFNASRQTQAASSNTKAYLALSKNSSFSRWTTSWNHKASNNDLQSMLIPDDEGAPQRLLKSILLGAPSSSSHPSYKGADAAVHSSPEPRDDGEGTSRSRRAPPVQPAELSASHVLKERRRREKLNERFVMLRSLVPFVTKMDRASILGDTIEYVKQLRRRIQELESSRGRLVDSNPRTTAMAPPPPPPAASTETTRRGHHTSGGYLARAGTGTGTGTAAEASASGSCCNSSVGEHEHHLAGDTEVQVSIIGSDALLELRCPHREGLLLRVMQALHQELRLEVTSVQASSAGDVLLAELRAKVKEVHGRRSSITEVKRAIHLIVSSD, encoded by the exons atggcggcggccggcggcgaggcCGTGCAGAAGGCGCTGCAGTCGGTGGCACAGAGCACGGGGTGGACGTACAgcctcctctggcgcctctgCCCGCGCCAAGGGTACGA CGCGCTGGTGTGGGCGGAGGGCCACTACAACGGCGCCATCAGGACGCGCAAGACGACGGTGCATCAGCCGGGCGGCGGGGAGGCCGgcgccggcgaggaggaggaggaggaagagggggagaCGGCGGCAGCGGGGGCGGGGGCTGGCCGGGCGGCGCTGCGCCGGAGCCGGCAGCTCAAGGAGCTCTACGACTCCCTGGCGGGGGAGGCGGGCGCCAACAACGGTGGCGGAggagcgggcggcggcggcggcgcgcagcagcagcagcagcagcaggtggtggtggtggtgcctcCGCCTCGCCGGCCCACCGCCGCGCTGGCGCCCGAGGACCTCACGGAGACTGAGTGGTTCTACCTCATGTGCGCCTCCTACTGCTTCCCTCCTGCCGTCGG GTTGCCTGGGGAGGCATTTGTAAGGAGAGTTCATGTGTGGCTATACGGGGCAAACAAAGTTGACAGCAAAGTGTTCTCAAGAGCAATTCTCGCTAGG AGTGCAGGCATCCAG ACAGTAGCATGCATTCCAGTCAACGATGGTGTCCTGGAAATTGGAACTACAGAGAAG GTAGAAGAAGACATTGGTTTAATTCAATATGCTAGGAGTATCTTCATGGATCAAATTGGCGCCCACATAATGCCTACCCTCTCAGGCCATTCAACTTCCACCGCCCCAACCACACACATCAATCATCAGCCATTCCAGACAAAAATGGGCTGCATTGGTGACATAAATGTGCAGAAAACTAGTCACAATTCAGGAGACGAGCACCATAACGAAATGGAAGACGATGGCGACGTCAGAATTGACTTATTACAGACCAATACTGGAAATGATTCAAGCCGGCATTCGCCACAGGACACTAATGTAGGCAATGAGCAGGGAACCCTCAATGCAGGGAGCAGTGAGCTGATGCTGACTGGGACGTCAGAAAGGGTAAGAGATGGTTGTTCAAAGCAAGAGGATGAAGAGATACCAGTGCTTATGGTTTGCCAGAACAACGGTAATCTGGTAGCGCAGGATGAATTTGGTCCATGGCATGATTTTGTCGACGAAGACCTAAGCAGTAAATACCTACAATCCTCAG CGGCAGAAGATCAAGCAGTACTAGCGGAGAACGCACACTACGTCGAAACGGTCCTGGCAATCTTACGGTTCAATGCGTCCCGGCAAACCCAAGCAGCCTCATCAAACACCAAAGCCTACCTGGCACTCTCCAAGAACTCGTCATTTTCAAGATGGACCACCAGCTGGAACCACAAGGCAAGCAACAATGATCTTCAGAGCATGTTGATCCCTGATGATGAAGGCGCCCCACAGAGACTGCTCAAGAGCATCCTGCTCGGTGCCCCTAGCAGCAGCAGTCACCCGAGTTACAAAGGAGCTGACGCCGCCGTCCATTCGTCACCGGAGCCGAGAGACGACGGCGAAGGCACCAGCCGGTCTCGGAGAGCGCCGCCGGTCCAGCCAGCTGAGCTGAGTGCCAGCCATGTTCTCAAGGAGCGGCGGCGGAGGGAGAAGCTCAATGAGAGGTTCGTCATGCTTCGGTCCTTGGTGCCCTTCGTCACAAAG ATGGACAGGGCGTCGATCCTGGGCGACACGATCGAGTACGTGAAGCAGCTACGGAGACGCATCCAGGAGCTCGAGTCGTCACGAGGTCGGCTGGTGGACAGCAACCCGAGGACGACGgcgatggcgccgccgccgccgccgccggcagccTCAACGGAGACGACGAGGAGAGGTCATCACACGAGCGGCGGTTACCTCGCGCGCGCAGGTACCGGCACAGGCACAGGCACAGCAGCGGAAGCGAGCGCTAGCGGCAGCTGCTGCAACAGCAGCGTCGGGGAGCACGAGCATCATCTGGCGGGTGACACGGAGGTGCAGGTGTCCATCATCGGGAGCGACGCGCTGCTGGAGCTCCGGTGCCCGCACAGGGAGGGGCTCCTCCTCCGGGTCATGCAGGCGCTGCACCAGGAGCTCCGGCTGGAGGTCACCTCCGTCCAGGCCTCGTCAGCCGGCGACGTGCTACTTGCAGAGCTGCGTGCCAAG GTGAAGGAGGTGCATggcaggaggagcagcatcACTGAAGTCAAGAGAGCAATTCATCTAATCGTTTCATCAGACTGA